From the genome of Ptychodera flava strain L36383 chromosome 20, AS_Pfla_20210202, whole genome shotgun sequence, one region includes:
- the LOC139120753 gene encoding sulfotransferase 1E1-like, whose amino-acid sequence MNEYRLQYVQGHANFPSPRLFKSHLGLSLFPAGFVRQAGGKIIYLSRNPKDCCTSFYHFLKHFVSGTFATEWKILVEEDFIKGNVTHGPWLKHVTSWRRYGQDTSNVLSITYEDLRTDYVQTLTKVAEFIERPVSADDLQRTTEKCSFGNMERDLKLPVYLDEKSFGATGNFFRKGAIGNWKTHFTVSQSEIFDREIDSKLKEHGLIYRYET is encoded by the coding sequence ATGAATGAATACCGACTGCAGTATGTTCAAGGCCATGCCAACTTCCCTTCGCCACGACTTTTCAAGAGCCACCTCGGCCTTAGTCTTTTTCCGGCAGGCTTCGTCCGGCAGGCAGGAGGCAAAATCATATATCTTTCACGTAATCCTAAAGACTGCTGCACATCTTTCTATCATTTTCTAAAACACTTTGTGTCAGGGACTTTCGCCACTGAGTGGAAGATACTGGTCGAGGAAGATTTCATTAAGGGAAACGTGACCCATGGCCCCTGGTTGAAGCACGTCACATCCTGGAGAAGGTACGGTCAAGATACCAGCAATGTACTCAGCATAACCTACGAGGACCTAAGGACCGACTATGTACAGACCCTCACCAAGGTGGCCGAATTCATCGAGCGACCTGTATCGGCCGATGATCTACAGAGAACGACTGAAAAATGCTCTTTTGGAAACATGGAAAGAGACCTCAAGTTGCCTGTGTACCTTGATGAAAAGTCATTCGGCGCTACGGGAAACTTCTTCCGCAAAGGTGCGATTGGTAATTGGAAAACACACTTTACAGTTTCGCAAAGTGAGATCTTTGATCGTGAAATCGACTCTAAACTGAAAGAACACGGATTGATCTACAGATACGAAACCTAA